In Marivirga salinae, a single window of DNA contains:
- a CDS encoding DUF1643 domain-containing protein — MFLYLVMEWIYETDPSDNYRYSLGKKGEKTLICIGVNPSQAKPEQYDGTVSSVERIAFHNQFDSWLMLNLYPQRSADPTLLHHKIDKKYHEQNLEVIESYLEEEEVLIWAAWGNLIDSRPFLRHCLSDIFNMSQFYDCKWLSAGDPLKAGHPRHPLYLKKTTELTVFDMEDYMEKIIP; from the coding sequence ATGTTTCTATATTTAGTAATGGAATGGATTTATGAGACAGACCCAAGTGATAATTATCGCTATTCTTTAGGTAAAAAAGGAGAAAAGACTTTGATATGTATTGGTGTGAATCCAAGTCAAGCAAAACCTGAGCAATATGATGGTACAGTTTCATCCGTTGAAAGAATTGCATTTCATAATCAATTTGATAGCTGGCTTATGCTCAACCTTTATCCTCAAAGAAGTGCTGATCCAACATTACTGCATCACAAAATTGATAAGAAATACCATGAGCAAAATTTAGAGGTGATTGAATCTTATCTTGAAGAGGAGGAGGTATTAATATGGGCAGCTTGGGGCAACCTTATTGATTCAAGACCATTTCTTAGGCATTGTTTATCGGATATATTTAATATGAGTCAATTTTATGATTGTAAATGGCTATCTGCAGGTGACCCCTTAAAAGCTGGACATCCCAGACACCCTCTTTATCTAAAGAAAACAACCGAATTAACTGTTTTTGATATGGAGGATTATATGGAAAAGATTATTCCATAA
- a CDS encoding amino acid carrier protein, whose protein sequence is MNKILRLLLIIIILTSVPQSNLQAKSSATNDSLKVEVEVINPSSTINNGEIRLQVTGGEEPYQFRWSNQNTALTASKASGLIEGKEYTVRISDANNQVINKKITIEAESITENFNAVFDPLVAVMGNVLFWDPFAAIGLYDPVVMTDREMIRTPDWNARTDKIFILKEKLVADGTQVKEGDPLAIVSIDKQDADTVKATANGEINFNVAEGAVIFSPDNTKDLIEQGAQYFASIKFEEEQPLLYANGDVRKNSIPFIVVWLIAGAAFFTVRMGFINIRGFKHSIDLARGKHSDPNAPGKVTHFQALATAVSATVGLGNIAGVAVAVSIGGAGATFWMILAGLLGMSSKFVECTLGVKYREIKADGKIFGGPMNYLRYGLEKRNIKGIGKVLAGIFAVLCIGASFGAGNMFQSNQSFQIMASQFTVLEGWGFWFGIGLAVLVGIVIIGGIESIAKVTEKVVPIMAIVYVVAALVIIGINYENIGPAFSAIYNGALNSSALKGGFLGVLIIGFQRAAFSNEAGVGSAAIAHSATKTHNAPSEGFVGLMEPFIDTVVVCTLTALVLIFTGMHEVPDVTGVKLTAQAFGSVIGWFPYVLAIAVFLFAFSTMISWSYYGMRGWTYLFGKTNKSELAYKITFLVFVVVGASVSLGAVLSFSDMMILAMSVPNMIGLYIMSGEVRKDLAHYFEKMKAGKLGQPDDDLKADVSAIKNND, encoded by the coding sequence ATGAACAAAATTTTAAGATTATTACTCATCATTATTATTTTAACTTCTGTACCCCAATCAAATTTACAAGCAAAATCTTCAGCGACAAATGATTCTCTCAAGGTAGAGGTGGAAGTCATCAATCCCTCTTCTACTATCAATAATGGAGAGATCAGATTACAGGTAACGGGTGGAGAAGAACCTTATCAGTTCAGATGGTCCAACCAAAATACGGCTTTAACAGCTTCAAAAGCATCAGGACTTATTGAAGGAAAGGAATATACGGTAAGAATTTCTGATGCTAACAATCAAGTAATTAATAAAAAAATCACCATTGAAGCGGAATCCATTACTGAGAATTTCAATGCTGTTTTTGACCCATTGGTAGCTGTTATGGGAAATGTGCTTTTCTGGGATCCATTTGCTGCAATCGGATTATATGATCCGGTGGTGATGACTGATCGGGAAATGATTAGAACTCCTGATTGGAATGCCAGAACAGATAAAATTTTCATTCTAAAAGAAAAGCTTGTTGCCGATGGTACTCAAGTCAAAGAAGGAGATCCACTTGCTATTGTTTCTATTGACAAGCAAGATGCAGATACTGTGAAAGCAACTGCTAATGGTGAAATTAATTTTAATGTAGCGGAAGGGGCAGTAATTTTCAGCCCGGATAATACAAAAGATTTAATCGAACAAGGGGCTCAATATTTCGCCAGTATCAAATTTGAAGAGGAACAACCTCTGCTTTACGCAAATGGAGATGTGAGAAAAAATAGTATTCCTTTTATTGTTGTATGGTTAATTGCAGGTGCTGCTTTCTTTACAGTTCGGATGGGCTTCATCAACATCAGAGGATTCAAACATTCTATTGATTTAGCTAGAGGAAAACATAGCGATCCAAATGCACCTGGTAAAGTTACTCACTTCCAAGCCTTAGCAACAGCAGTATCAGCAACAGTAGGTTTAGGTAATATAGCAGGTGTAGCAGTAGCCGTATCAATTGGTGGTGCAGGTGCTACTTTCTGGATGATATTAGCAGGTTTATTGGGGATGTCTTCAAAGTTTGTGGAATGTACCTTGGGCGTTAAATACAGAGAGATTAAGGCTGACGGAAAAATATTCGGAGGTCCAATGAATTATTTACGCTACGGACTTGAGAAACGAAATATTAAAGGAATCGGGAAAGTATTAGCTGGAATCTTTGCTGTACTTTGTATTGGGGCTTCATTTGGCGCTGGAAACATGTTTCAATCTAATCAATCATTCCAAATTATGGCTTCTCAATTTACCGTATTGGAAGGCTGGGGTTTCTGGTTTGGAATCGGATTGGCAGTTTTAGTTGGTATCGTTATCATAGGTGGTATCGAAAGTATTGCCAAAGTAACAGAGAAGGTGGTTCCAATTATGGCCATTGTTTATGTTGTTGCTGCTTTAGTTATTATTGGAATTAACTATGAAAATATCGGCCCAGCATTTTCAGCTATTTATAATGGGGCTTTAAATTCAAGTGCTCTTAAAGGCGGGTTTTTAGGAGTATTAATCATTGGATTCCAAAGAGCGGCCTTTTCAAATGAAGCAGGTGTTGGTTCTGCCGCAATTGCGCACAGTGCTACTAAAACGCATAATGCCCCTTCAGAAGGATTTGTCGGGTTAATGGAGCCATTTATTGATACGGTAGTAGTTTGTACGTTAACTGCCTTAGTATTGATATTTACAGGAATGCACGAAGTACCAGATGTAACGGGAGTAAAATTAACGGCTCAAGCATTTGGTTCTGTGATTGGTTGGTTCCCTTACGTACTGGCAATTGCCGTATTCCTTTTTGCCTTCTCCACGATGATCTCTTGGTCGTATTATGGAATGAGAGGTTGGACTTATCTTTTTGGAAAAACCAACAAATCAGAATTAGCATATAAAATTACCTTCCTTGTATTCGTTGTAGTGGGTGCATCGGTGAGTTTAGGTGCTGTTTTGAGCTTTTCAGATATGATGATTTTGGCCATGTCGGTACCCAATATGATCGGACTTTACATTATGTCAGGTGAAGTAAGGAAAGATTTGGCTCACTATTTTGAGAAAATGAAGGCAGGGAAATTAGGACAACCCGATGATGATCTTAAAGCCGATGTTTCTGCAATAAAAAACAATGACTAA
- a CDS encoding NADP-dependent oxidoreductase, with protein MKALQITGYGEIAQNVEFREVEKPNMGNHQLLIEVHAASINPVDYKIIEGAMKNIKKLSFPAPVGFDVAGKVVDKGDNVTNFNLGDEIFARVPTDSPGTFAEMIAVDQQVVCQKPSNLSYVEAASIPLVGLTTVQSFQKAKLKSGDKVLIHAGSGGVGSFAIQYAKTQGAYVYTTTSTKNVDWVKDLGADRVIDYKKEDYLEVIEEVDVVYDTLGGDYTKDAFKILKDGGSVVSIAGDPDNETAKDLGLNGLIRFLLKLKRFKLDQLVKEKNAYYKFVMMHADGAQLNDLRELIESKYISAVIDREFPFTEAVAALEHVKKGHAKGKVVLNMK; from the coding sequence ATGAAGGCATTACAGATAACTGGCTATGGAGAAATAGCACAAAACGTTGAGTTTAGAGAAGTTGAAAAGCCCAATATGGGTAATCATCAGCTTTTAATAGAAGTACATGCAGCAAGTATCAATCCAGTAGATTATAAAATCATAGAAGGGGCTATGAAAAACATTAAAAAACTGTCTTTTCCCGCCCCAGTAGGTTTTGATGTTGCAGGTAAAGTGGTAGATAAAGGGGATAATGTAACTAATTTCAATCTTGGTGATGAAATATTTGCTCGTGTACCTACAGATTCACCTGGGACTTTTGCTGAAATGATAGCAGTGGATCAGCAAGTGGTTTGTCAAAAACCATCCAATCTATCTTATGTTGAGGCCGCAAGCATTCCTTTGGTTGGCTTAACCACCGTACAATCATTTCAAAAAGCAAAGCTTAAATCAGGTGATAAAGTATTGATTCATGCCGGATCGGGAGGTGTTGGTTCCTTTGCTATTCAATATGCAAAGACTCAAGGGGCATATGTTTACACCACTACAAGTACAAAAAATGTTGACTGGGTAAAGGATTTAGGTGCTGACCGAGTAATCGATTATAAAAAAGAAGACTATCTTGAAGTTATCGAAGAGGTGGATGTTGTTTATGATACATTAGGAGGCGATTATACTAAAGATGCATTTAAAATCTTAAAAGATGGAGGGAGTGTGGTAAGCATTGCGGGTGATCCGGATAATGAAACAGCAAAAGATTTAGGCTTAAATGGATTGATTAGATTTTTACTTAAGCTTAAGAGATTTAAATTAGATCAACTAGTAAAGGAAAAAAATGCGTATTACAAATTCGTAATGATGCATGCGGATGGAGCTCAACTTAATGATTTAAGAGAACTTATTGAAAGTAAATACATCTCGGCTGTTATAGATAGAGAGTTTCCATTTACAGAAGCAGTTGCTGCTTTAGAACATGTCAAAAAAGGACATGCAAAAGGAAAAGTCGTTTTGAATATGAAGTAG
- a CDS encoding penicillin acylase family protein, protein MKYILLLFCGIQFFTLSAQISPDKIDIVRDQWGVAHIYAEKDSEVAYGLAWAHSEDDFKTIQSTLLAGKLMAGRQFGKDGAGIDFFTQFIGAPDVVKEKKDELSPEFLALLDGYIQGINSYAEHHKDEVLNRKLFPVTDDDMLTAFVLSLSAMSGADKIVGDIVTNQSFNNPYVGIGSNGIAISKNKTTTGESFLAVNSHQPFEGPASWYEVHLNSEEGWNMLGSLFPGSPTIFHGVNENLGWAHTVNHPDKMDVYQLRMHPDKKEHYYFDGKVLELEKRKAKLKVKILGIPIPLSKTYYQSVYGPTLKNDNGYFSLSFAANQNLKAIQQWYEMTKTKNLQEFKGVVSQLYLPDFNIVYADKDHHIFYVSNAQLPVRDPNFNWKNVLPGDTSATQWDNHHAFDELPQYTDPKAGYLFNMNNTPFNATAFEENLDSLDFPAEMGFSLKDNNRSIRFQNLISQEDKLSYEDFKRIKFDIQYPEQFQFEEEVNIIFELKPKDYPEIEDYLNILQNWDRKTENESIGAGLMKVLINNAKGKEIDKATAVEIVKISQSQLIAEFGTIKVPLSELQVHKRGDKEMPIDGLPDVIAPMYTKKMGEGLKEQTYVGESYILLARFGEGLPKLESIMPYGASSKSESPHYTDQMEMFVNKELKPMTLDKEEIYKNAKRIYHPMLE, encoded by the coding sequence ATGAAATATATACTTCTACTTTTCTGTGGTATTCAATTTTTCACGCTTTCTGCTCAAATTTCTCCTGATAAAATTGATATAGTTCGTGATCAATGGGGAGTGGCCCATATTTATGCCGAGAAGGATTCTGAAGTGGCCTATGGCCTAGCTTGGGCACATTCCGAAGACGATTTTAAAACCATTCAATCTACCTTGTTAGCTGGTAAATTAATGGCTGGAAGACAGTTTGGGAAAGATGGAGCCGGAATAGATTTTTTTACCCAATTTATCGGTGCACCAGATGTGGTTAAAGAAAAGAAAGATGAGCTTTCTCCTGAGTTTTTAGCTTTGTTGGATGGCTATATTCAAGGTATTAATTCCTATGCAGAGCATCATAAAGATGAAGTATTAAATAGAAAATTATTTCCAGTTACTGATGATGATATGCTAACTGCATTTGTTTTGTCCTTGTCTGCCATGAGCGGAGCAGATAAAATAGTGGGTGATATTGTCACCAATCAATCATTTAATAATCCATATGTGGGAATTGGTTCAAACGGAATTGCCATAAGTAAGAATAAAACCACAACAGGAGAGAGCTTTTTAGCTGTAAATTCTCACCAACCTTTTGAAGGACCGGCAAGCTGGTATGAAGTTCATTTGAATAGTGAGGAAGGCTGGAATATGCTGGGTTCTTTGTTTCCGGGAAGCCCTACTATTTTTCATGGAGTAAATGAAAATTTGGGATGGGCTCACACCGTCAATCATCCTGATAAAATGGATGTGTATCAATTGAGAATGCATCCTGATAAAAAGGAGCATTACTATTTTGATGGGAAAGTTCTGGAATTGGAAAAAAGAAAAGCAAAACTGAAAGTCAAGATATTAGGAATACCTATTCCACTTTCCAAAACCTATTATCAAAGTGTTTATGGGCCAACTTTAAAAAATGACAATGGGTATTTCTCCTTAAGTTTTGCAGCGAATCAAAATTTAAAGGCCATTCAACAGTGGTATGAAATGACCAAAACAAAGAACTTACAAGAATTTAAAGGGGTGGTTTCCCAGCTTTACCTGCCTGATTTCAATATAGTTTATGCTGACAAAGACCATCATATATTTTATGTGAGTAATGCACAATTACCTGTTCGTGATCCTAATTTTAATTGGAAAAATGTTCTTCCAGGAGATACGTCCGCAACACAATGGGATAATCACCATGCTTTTGATGAATTGCCACAATATACCGACCCAAAAGCAGGCTATTTGTTTAATATGAATAATACACCCTTTAATGCTACTGCCTTTGAAGAAAATCTTGATTCTTTAGACTTCCCTGCTGAAATGGGTTTTTCTCTAAAGGATAACAATAGAAGCATTCGCTTTCAAAACTTAATAAGTCAAGAGGATAAATTAAGCTATGAAGATTTCAAAAGAATAAAATTTGATATTCAATATCCTGAGCAATTTCAATTTGAGGAAGAGGTAAATATCATTTTTGAGTTAAAACCCAAAGATTACCCAGAGATAGAAGATTATTTGAATATACTTCAAAATTGGGATAGAAAAACTGAAAACGAAAGCATAGGGGCAGGATTAATGAAAGTTTTAATCAATAATGCTAAAGGAAAAGAAATTGATAAGGCCACCGCTGTTGAAATTGTTAAAATATCACAATCACAACTGATAGCGGAATTCGGGACTATTAAAGTGCCACTTAGCGAATTGCAAGTCCATAAACGAGGAGACAAAGAAATGCCAATTGATGGATTGCCAGATGTCATTGCGCCTATGTACACCAAAAAAATGGGAGAGGGGTTGAAGGAACAAACCTATGTAGGCGAGTCCTATATTTTATTGGCCCGTTTTGGAGAAGGACTTCCTAAATTAGAATCCATAATGCCTTATGGAGCATCTTCTAAATCTGAGAGTCCTCATTATACAGATCAAATGGAAATGTTTGTGAATAAAGAATTGAAGCCCATGACTTTGGATAAGGAAGAGATTTATAAAAATGCAAAACGGATTTATCATCCAATGTTGGAATGA
- a CDS encoding Cbp1 family collagen-binding glycoprotein adhesin yields the protein MKTKITLLPVIVLFIISSCGVKKENEALKAQLEKVKTENEAFKNKSKKLENSIEQYKKTLQEIDKNLQLINSDVKMTANLKKELKTDKDVKTKILNQIKSISLNMQNSKLKIQALDASLNELRKKYGNQSEDVLALNRELKTAAQQLIEQEKEFNLMKSNLESDMEGLEEAYQEQLRIAQDLKEILDRAFYYSGTSKDLKDKGIVEKEGGFIGIGRVKVLKANASESLFDKISKEKTDSLVFDSKSLKMITDHPADSYTLKESPEKMVLVITDKKSFWKNANYLVVQTAK from the coding sequence ATGAAAACTAAAATCACCCTATTACCCGTAATCGTACTCTTTATCATTTCCTCGTGCGGAGTGAAAAAAGAAAATGAAGCATTAAAAGCACAATTAGAAAAAGTAAAAACTGAAAATGAAGCTTTTAAAAATAAGTCTAAGAAATTAGAAAACTCAATAGAACAGTATAAAAAGACATTGCAGGAAATTGATAAAAATTTACAACTAATCAATAGCGATGTAAAAATGACTGCAAATCTCAAGAAAGAACTAAAGACCGATAAGGATGTCAAGACTAAGATTTTGAATCAGATTAAGAGCATTAGCTTAAATATGCAGAATTCAAAATTGAAAATTCAGGCTTTGGATGCTTCTTTAAACGAGTTGCGTAAGAAATACGGTAATCAAAGTGAAGATGTACTGGCTTTGAATAGGGAATTGAAAACGGCTGCTCAACAATTGATAGAGCAAGAGAAAGAATTCAATTTAATGAAATCCAACCTTGAAAGTGATATGGAAGGATTAGAAGAGGCTTATCAAGAGCAATTAAGAATCGCTCAGGACCTAAAGGAAATTTTGGATAGAGCTTTTTACTACAGTGGTACCTCTAAAGACTTAAAAGATAAGGGTATAGTTGAAAAGGAGGGAGGTTTTATTGGTATAGGTAGAGTGAAAGTCTTAAAGGCTAACGCAAGCGAGAGTTTATTTGATAAAATATCCAAAGAAAAAACGGATTCTTTAGTTTTTGATTCCAAAAGCCTGAAAATGATTACAGATCATCCAGCAGATAGTTACACTTTAAAAGAATCACCTGAAAAGATGGTTTTAGTGATTACGGACAAAAAATCATTCTGGAAGAATGCGAATTATTTAGTAGTGCAAACTGCAAAATAA
- a CDS encoding helix-turn-helix transcriptional regulator yields MKNRVKVLRAEHNLTQADLANAVEVSRQTINAIEKGKFDPSLILAFKLSEYFSKSIEEIFEYGK; encoded by the coding sequence ATGAAGAACAGGGTAAAAGTTTTAAGAGCAGAGCATAATCTGACTCAAGCTGATTTGGCAAATGCTGTGGAAGTATCCCGGCAAACCATCAATGCAATTGAAAAGGGGAAATTTGATCCCAGTTTGATTTTGGCTTTTAAATTATCGGAATACTTTTCAAAGAGTATTGAGGAGATTTTTGAATATGGTAAATGA
- a CDS encoding bestrophin family protein, with the protein MIKYNPKNWFGLIFHSYSRQVVKTLMPFLMIMVIYTAVLTFLIEDYFKLDFHSTTVVHSLLGIVLGLFLVFRVNSAYDRWYEGRKLWGLLLNNSRNLASKLNAMISAENEKDRKFFQEMIPAFAFALKDHLRKGVKIKQLGITDEEINKQLEKKEHIPNAITSLIYQRLNQLLAEGKLTPNQFLVLDKEMKEFSDILGGCERIKNTPIPYSYSMFIKKFIFTYTVTLPLAFISEFHYITIPIVIFVFFILVSVELIAEEIEEPFGGDTNDLPTNELSEKIEKNVKELFEKDFSIK; encoded by the coding sequence ATGATCAAGTACAATCCAAAAAATTGGTTCGGACTTATTTTTCATTCCTATAGCCGACAAGTAGTAAAAACACTGATGCCATTTCTAATGATAATGGTAATTTACACTGCAGTTTTAACCTTTTTAATAGAAGATTATTTCAAACTAGATTTTCATAGCACCACAGTCGTGCATTCTTTATTAGGAATAGTATTGGGTTTATTTTTAGTATTTCGAGTCAATTCAGCTTATGATAGATGGTATGAAGGCAGGAAATTATGGGGATTACTTCTTAATAATTCAAGAAATTTAGCCTCTAAGCTAAATGCCATGATTTCAGCTGAAAACGAAAAAGATCGAAAATTTTTCCAGGAAATGATTCCAGCTTTTGCTTTTGCCTTAAAGGATCATTTAAGAAAAGGTGTTAAAATTAAGCAATTGGGCATCACTGATGAAGAAATAAACAAACAACTTGAGAAAAAGGAACATATCCCGAATGCTATTACTTCATTAATCTATCAAAGATTAAATCAATTACTAGCGGAAGGGAAATTAACGCCTAATCAATTCCTGGTTTTAGATAAAGAAATGAAGGAATTTTCTGATATTTTGGGAGGCTGTGAGAGAATAAAAAATACGCCCATTCCCTATTCTTACAGCATGTTTATTAAGAAATTCATTTTCACTTATACCGTTACGCTTCCTTTGGCATTTATAAGTGAATTTCATTATATCACCATTCCCATTGTAATTTTTGTGTTTTTTATTTTGGTAAGTGTCGAATTGATAGCAGAAGAAATAGAAGAGCCATTTGGTGGAGACACTAATGATCTGCCTACTAATGAATTATCAGAGAAAATTGAGAAAAATGTAAAAGAATTATTTGAAAAAGATTTTTCTATTAAATAG
- a CDS encoding murein L,D-transpeptidase catalytic domain family protein encodes MNKEALQTSKTMKFYAFGLIILLMTLGSLFKTKATNTEETLESFLNESYAKMKLSGLSRPPFDLYERGMIGYMNLLASGKRIDNQKITLIDFRISSKEKRLWIIDVEKNELLYYRLVAHGKNTGEDYAKAFSNIKNSNQSSLGFYLTGENYIGKHGFSLRLDGMESGFNDLARERAIVMHSAKYVDKDFAKYNGRLGRSFGCPAIALPQHREIIQGLANRSVLFIYYPKPKYEEGTQLNNKEKAEIYFQERYLAKK; translated from the coding sequence ATGAACAAAGAAGCATTGCAGACATCCAAAACCATGAAATTCTATGCTTTTGGACTTATTATTTTATTAATGACCTTAGGATCTTTATTTAAGACAAAAGCCACAAATACAGAAGAAACACTAGAATCATTTTTGAATGAAAGCTATGCTAAAATGAAGCTATCAGGCCTTTCCAGACCTCCTTTCGACTTATATGAACGAGGTATGATTGGCTATATGAATTTACTGGCCAGCGGGAAAAGAATCGACAATCAAAAGATAACGCTCATTGATTTTAGAATCTCTTCAAAAGAAAAACGGCTATGGATTATTGATGTAGAAAAAAACGAGCTTCTCTATTATCGCCTTGTAGCTCATGGGAAAAATACTGGTGAAGATTATGCGAAAGCTTTCTCCAATATCAAAAACTCAAACCAAAGTAGTCTTGGATTCTATCTAACAGGAGAAAACTATATAGGAAAGCATGGTTTTTCTTTACGTTTGGATGGAATGGAATCTGGCTTTAATGATTTAGCCAGAGAAAGAGCCATTGTAATGCACTCAGCTAAGTATGTCGATAAAGATTTTGCAAAATACAATGGTAGGCTTGGAAGAAGTTTTGGTTGCCCCGCTATCGCTCTTCCTCAACATAGAGAGATTATACAAGGCCTAGCAAATCGATCGGTTTTATTCATTTATTATCCTAAGCCGAAATACGAAGAAGGAACCCAATTGAATAATAAAGAAAAGGCTGAGATCTATTTTCAAGAGCGATACTTGGCAAAAAAATAA
- a CDS encoding L,D-transpeptidase family protein, whose amino-acid sequence MRSTLIFFFFIFLLSSQVQAQNEASEELTNHLRISIESLAANTYKINDATEIQCRSGIPEFYNLNGLNKIWNKEATSQLIEAVKSSFDEGLNPQDYHIDELIKYSALQEPSLIQQVEKEILFTDAYLLLASHLMSGKVDPVKIDAAWKVIKREGNPVNILIEASQKNNIEESLRSLKPNFKAYDRLKAQLKVYRELKGENNWELLPMGETLKKGNSDVRITEIRNRLFLFKDLKILRTDSTDFFDSNLESAVISFQKRHGLTADGAIGKETLAMMNLSPEDRINQIIINLDRCRWLPKELGSKYIMVNLPAYELELVVDSKVEFEMKVAVGKPFRQSPVFSSKMTYMVFNPYWTVPPTILYQDMIPAQAKNANHLKNLNIKVLNSQGAELDPAAIDWKSFKGSGFPYTLRQEPGKNNALGQVKFIYPNPYNVYMHDTNHKELFRQPDRALSSGCIRLSEPLVLAKYLLETDKNWKEEKMMEILKTSQNYTVILSQPYQVHLQYWTAFVDEQGTMNFRKDIYNRDTKVLKALLEN is encoded by the coding sequence ATGCGATCTACCCTAATTTTCTTTTTTTTTATTTTTTTATTATCATCACAAGTTCAGGCTCAAAATGAAGCAAGCGAGGAGCTAACCAACCATTTAAGAATAAGTATCGAATCCCTTGCAGCTAATACTTACAAAATTAATGATGCAACTGAGATCCAATGCCGTTCAGGAATTCCGGAGTTTTATAATTTAAATGGGTTAAATAAAATATGGAATAAAGAGGCTACTTCGCAATTAATAGAAGCAGTGAAATCGAGTTTTGATGAAGGTTTAAACCCCCAAGATTATCATATTGATGAATTAATAAAATATAGTGCTTTGCAAGAGCCTTCGCTAATTCAGCAGGTGGAAAAAGAAATTCTATTCACCGATGCCTATTTACTATTAGCTTCTCATTTAATGTCTGGGAAAGTCGATCCGGTAAAAATCGATGCAGCATGGAAAGTCATTAAGAGAGAGGGCAATCCTGTTAATATTCTCATAGAAGCCTCTCAAAAGAACAATATCGAAGAATCTTTAAGGTCACTTAAACCAAATTTTAAAGCATATGATCGCTTAAAAGCTCAGTTGAAAGTATATAGAGAATTAAAAGGAGAGAATAATTGGGAACTACTTCCTATGGGTGAAACCTTGAAGAAAGGCAATAGTGATGTTCGAATAACAGAAATAAGGAATAGGCTCTTCCTTTTCAAAGACTTAAAGATACTAAGAACCGATTCCACTGATTTTTTCGATTCCAACTTAGAAAGTGCAGTGATCAGTTTCCAGAAAAGACATGGTTTAACGGCTGATGGCGCAATTGGGAAAGAAACTTTAGCTATGATGAATTTATCTCCTGAAGATAGGATTAATCAGATTATTATTAATTTAGATCGATGCAGGTGGTTACCAAAAGAATTAGGGTCAAAATATATCATGGTGAATTTACCGGCCTATGAGCTTGAGTTAGTAGTAGATAGTAAAGTGGAATTTGAAATGAAAGTGGCAGTAGGAAAACCCTTTAGACAAAGCCCGGTTTTCTCCTCGAAAATGACGTATATGGTATTTAATCCTTATTGGACAGTACCACCTACTATTTTATATCAGGACATGATTCCTGCTCAGGCAAAAAATGCGAACCATCTGAAAAACTTAAATATTAAAGTATTGAATTCTCAAGGCGCAGAGCTTGACCCTGCAGCCATAGATTGGAAATCATTTAAAGGTTCCGGTTTTCCCTATACTTTGCGACAGGAGCCCGGTAAAAATAATGCTTTAGGTCAGGTAAAATTTATTTACCCTAATCCTTACAATGTGTACATGCACGATACCAACCACAAAGAATTATTTAGACAGCCAGATAGAGCGCTAAGTTCTGGTTGTATTAGACTATCCGAGCCATTAGTACTTGCGAAATATCTCTTGGAAACAGATAAGAATTGGAAGGAAGAAAAGATGATGGAAATACTAAAGACATCACAAAATTATACAGTAATATTGAGCCAGCCATACCAAGTTCATCTACAATATTGGACTGCTTTTGTAGATGAACAAGGTACAATGAATTTTAGAAAAGATATTTACAATAGGGATACCAAAGTATTAAAAGCACTACTCGAAAATTAA
- a CDS encoding peptidoglycan DD-metalloendopeptidase family protein: MQINQSNIFPIMGDWLVSENSIKLDFSNQNADLLKLDMQSTQNFNDYVFGFLEQKEKKYGHGGYLENRMIYQRSTHFQQGESRCMHLGVDVWCEAFHPLYAPLDAKVHSFADNNNFGDYGPTIILEHELNNEKFYTLYGHLSRASLENLAIGDHIKKGRKFSELGPFPENGDWPPHLHFQLISDIKDLKGDFPGVCAPSELEQFKLLCPDPNVFIIGDS; this comes from the coding sequence ATGCAAATAAACCAAAGTAACATATTCCCAATAATGGGAGATTGGCTAGTATCTGAAAACAGTATTAAACTTGATTTTTCTAATCAGAATGCTGATTTATTAAAGCTTGACATGCAATCAACCCAAAATTTTAATGATTATGTCTTTGGTTTTTTAGAACAAAAGGAGAAGAAATATGGTCATGGTGGTTATTTAGAAAACCGTATGATTTACCAAAGAAGTACTCATTTCCAGCAAGGAGAATCCCGTTGTATGCACTTGGGAGTAGATGTTTGGTGTGAAGCTTTTCATCCGCTTTATGCTCCATTGGATGCCAAAGTACACAGCTTTGCCGATAATAATAACTTTGGGGATTATGGCCCTACTATTATCCTTGAACATGAGCTAAACAATGAAAAATTCTATACGCTTTACGGTCATTTAAGCCGAGCTAGTTTAGAAAACTTAGCTATTGGTGACCATATTAAAAAAGGTCGTAAATTCTCTGAATTAGGTCCATTTCCCGAGAATGGAGACTGGCCACCGCATTTACATTTTCAACTCATTTCTGATATCAAAGATTTAAAAGGGGATTTCCCAGGTGTTTGTGCTCCATCAGAATTAGAACAGTTTAAACTACTATGTCCTGACCCTAATGTTTTTATAATAGGAGATTCTTGA